A genomic segment from Nicotiana sylvestris chromosome 1, ASM39365v2, whole genome shotgun sequence encodes:
- the LOC138879594 gene encoding uncharacterized protein encodes MSNLSKLEFVALDITGKNYLSWVLDAEIHLDAKGLGNTIIQGNEASNQDKAKAMIFLRHHLHEGLKTEYLTVKDPLELWINLKDRYDHLKLTVLPKARYEWIHLRLQDFKTVSEYNSAIFKVSSLLKLCGDTITDEDLLEKTFSTFHASNVVLQQQYREKGFKKYSELITCLLVAEQNNTLLMKNHEARPTGSAPFPEVNAIATYDKFERKQNNYRGRGHGRKRGRGRGRNNYRHYGGNKLENNKGSQINHSKGKASMCHRCGMRGHWARICRTPEHFVKLYQASLKKKENNVEAHLTFQNNNDEAGPSNKYDSKAHPAYKDDDFEGLTNITHLEVGDFFEDID; translated from the coding sequence atgtcaaatttatcaaaacttgaatttgtggcacttgacatcaccggaaagaactatttatcatgggtccttgatgctgaaattcacctcgacgctaaaggtcttggaaatacgattatacaaggaaatgaagcatcaaatcaggataaagcgaaagccatgattttccttcgccatcatttacatgaagggttaaaaactgaatatttaacagtaaaagatccacttgaattatggattaatttgaaggatcgatatgaccacctaaaacttacggtattaccaaaagctcggtatgagtggatacatttaaggttgcaagactttaaaactgtaagtgagtataattctgctatctttaaagtaagttctctattaaaattatgtggagacactatcacagatgaggacttattggaaaaaacattttctacttttcacgcttcaaatgtggtgctacaacaacaataccgtgaaaaaggttttaagaaatattctgagttaatcacatgcctacttgtggctgagcagaataatactctattaatgaaaaatcatgaagcccgtcctactgggtcagctccatttccggaagtgaatgctatagcaacatatgataagtttgaaagaaaacaaaataattaccgtggtcgtggacatggtcgtaaacgtggacgtggcagggggcgaaacaattatcgtcattatggtggaaataaattggagaacaataagggttctcaaattaatcattcaaaaggtaaagctagtatgtgtcaccgatgtggtatgagaggtcattgggcgcgcatttgtcgtacgccagaacattttgtcaaactttatcaagcctccctcaagaaaaaagaaaataatgtggaggcacacttgacctttcaaaataataatgatgaagcaggtccctcaaataaatatgattctaaggcacatcctgcatataaagatgatgattttgaaggcctaacaaatattactcatttagaagttggagacttctttgaggatattgactga